From one Solanum lycopersicum chromosome 12, SLM_r2.1 genomic stretch:
- the SOS2 gene encoding calcineurin B-like interacting protein kinase isoform X1: MKKVKRKLGKYEVGRTIGEGTFAKVKFARNTETGENVAIKVLAKSTILKHRMVEQIKREISIMKIVRHPCIVRLHEVLASQTKIYIVQEFVTGGELFDKIVHLGRLSEDEARRYFQELIDAIAHCHSKGVYHRDLKPENLLLDFQGNLKISDFGLSALPQQGVELLYTTCGTPNYVAPEVLGNRGYDGAAADVWSCGIILYVLMAGYLPFDETDLPTLYTKIKAAEFSCPFWFSPGATSLIQKIIDPNPQTRIKIDGIKRDPWFRKNYRAVKAKADEVVNLDDIHAVFDDIEDAFVSEKSEDSESGPLVMNAFEMITLSQGLNLSALFDRRQDYVKRQTRFISRQPAKVVIETIEAAAESLGLKVHTRDYKTRIEGVTANRAGQFAVVLEVFQVAPSLFMVDVRKAAGDTLEYHKFYKTFCTKIDDVIWKPKEGMSNAVLLRTRTR, translated from the exons atgaagaaagtgaagaGAAAGCTTGGGAAGTATGAAGTTGGCAGAACTATTGGTGAAGGGACATTTGCCAAGGTTAAGTTTGCACGAAACACCGAGACTGGAGAGAATGTTGCCATTAAAGTCTTGGCCAAAAGTACCATTCTTAAGCATAGAATGGTTGAACAG ATCAAAAGAGAGATATCTATAATGAAGATTGTCAGACATCCTTGCATAGTTCGACTTCAtgag GTTTTAGCTAGCcagacaaaaatatatatcgtTCAGGAGTTTGTCACTGGAGGAGAGCTTTTTGATAAAATT GTTCATCTAGGTAGGCTTTCTGAGGATGAAGCAAGGAGATACTTCCAAGAACTCATAGATGCAATTGCTCACTGTCACAGCAAGGGTGTTTACCACAGAGATTTGAAG CCTGAAAATTTGCTTCTTGATTTCCAAGGGAACTTAAAAATTTCTGACTTTGGGCTTAGTGCATTGCCTCAACAA GGAGTCGAGCTCCTCTATACCACTTGTGGGACTCCAAATTATGTTGCACCTGAG GTGTTAGGTAACCGAGGTTATGATGGTGCTGCTGCGGATGTGTGGTCATGTGGTATCATCCTTTATGTTCTGATGGCAGGATATCTTCCATTTGATGAGACAGACCTTCCTACCTTGTATACAAAG ATCAAGGCTGCTGAATTTTCCTGTCCATTTTGGTTTTCTCCTGGTGCAACATCGTTGATTCAAAAAATCATTGATCCAAATCCTCAAACT AGGATCAAGATTGATGGAATAAAACGAGACCCTTGGTTCCGGAAAAACTACAGAGCTGTTAAAGCTAAAGCAGATGAAGTAGTGAATCTTGATGATATCCATGCTGTGTTCGACGACATTGAG GATGCATTTGTCAGTGAAAAATCAGAAGATAGTGAGAGTGGTCCCTTGGTAATGAATGCATTTGAGATGATAACACTATCTCAGGGATTAAATCTATCCGCTTTGTTTGACAGACGTCAG GATTATGTCAAGCGTCAAACTCGATTTATTTCCCGCCAACCTGCTAAAGTCGTCATTGAAACTATTGAAGCAGCTGCAGAGTCGTTGGGTCTTAAGGTCCACACACGCGATTACAAG ACAAGAATTGAGGGGGTAACGGCAAATAGGGCTGGTCAATTTGCTGTTGTGCTGGAG GTTTTCCAAGTAGCCCCTTCCCTTTTTATGGTTGATGTTAGAAAGGCTGCTGGGGACACTCTTGAATATCACAAG TTCTACAAAACCTTCTGCACGAAAATTGACGACGTCATTTGGAAACCGAAGGAAGGCATGTCAAATGCTGTTCTGCTTAGGACAAGGACTCGCTGA